A single genomic interval of Spirosoma taeanense harbors:
- a CDS encoding NAD(P)H-dependent flavin oxidoreductase — protein MNTWPDNRIQQLLGIDIPIIQAPMAGSVFSEMAIAVSEAGGLGSLPCALLSPEQIRSELQLIRQQTSRPINLNFFCHQAPQADPDRENEWRNRLAPYYRELELDPQMMIPTASRSPFDAILCDLVAEERPEVVSFHFGLPDPTLLTRVKATGAKIISSATTVDEARWLEAAGCDAIIAQGAEAGGHRGIFLSDDIATQVGTMALVPQVVDAVKVPVIAAGGIADARGIVAAFALGASAVQLGTAYLFCPEARISPVYRQALRTAKDSNTALTNVLTGRPARSIVNRLVREVGPLSALAPEFPLAGGALTPLRAKAESKNSADFSPLWSGQAARLSQELPAGELTKRLAQEALARFGSH, from the coding sequence ATGAACACCTGGCCCGATAATCGCATCCAGCAGCTGCTGGGTATCGACATTCCAATTATTCAGGCGCCTATGGCGGGTTCGGTCTTCTCCGAGATGGCCATTGCCGTATCGGAAGCTGGTGGTTTAGGCTCCCTCCCCTGCGCGTTGCTGAGCCCAGAGCAGATACGCAGTGAACTCCAGCTCATTCGGCAGCAGACGAGCCGCCCCATTAACCTGAACTTTTTCTGCCATCAGGCCCCGCAGGCCGATCCGGATCGGGAGAACGAATGGCGTAACCGGCTGGCTCCGTATTATCGGGAGCTGGAACTTGATCCGCAGATGATGATTCCCACGGCTAGCCGAAGCCCCTTCGATGCGATTCTCTGCGATCTGGTTGCTGAGGAACGCCCCGAAGTAGTCAGCTTTCATTTTGGCCTTCCTGACCCAACCCTTCTGACTCGGGTGAAAGCTACGGGCGCTAAAATCATTTCTTCGGCGACTACAGTGGACGAAGCCCGCTGGCTTGAAGCGGCCGGCTGCGATGCCATCATTGCTCAGGGAGCCGAGGCCGGTGGCCATCGGGGAATATTCCTGAGTGACGACATAGCCACTCAGGTAGGAACCATGGCGCTGGTGCCGCAGGTGGTGGATGCCGTTAAGGTGCCCGTCATTGCGGCCGGGGGCATTGCCGACGCTCGTGGTATCGTTGCGGCCTTTGCGCTGGGCGCTTCAGCAGTGCAGCTTGGAACGGCCTACCTGTTCTGTCCCGAAGCCCGGATTTCTCCGGTTTACCGGCAGGCGCTCCGAACGGCAAAAGACAGTAACACCGCCCTAACGAATGTGCTTACGGGTCGTCCGGCGCGTAGTATCGTCAATCGGCTGGTTCGGGAAGTGGGTCCCCTATCGGCCCTGGCACCGGAATTTCCCTTGGCGGGGGGCGCTCTTACTCCCCTGCGCGCTAAAGCGGAATCGAAAAACTCAGCCGATTTCAGTCCGCTCTGGTCGGGTCAGGCGGCCCGGTTAAGTCAGGAACTACCAGCAGGCGAGTTAACCAAACGACTGGCTCAGGAAGCACTCGCCCGATTCGGATCGCACTAG
- a CDS encoding glycine--tRNA ligase, whose product MTEQKVSPATSLQDIIAHAKEYGFVFPSSEIYDGLQAVYDYGQNGVELKNNLKTLWWKAMTQLHDNVVGIDASIFMHPLTWKASGHVDSFNDPMIDNRDSKKRYRADQLLELKAEEYANAGDEARSTALLQEMGRLLGENDLEGVRNLIIAEGIKDPVSGTDNWTEVRQFNLMFSTQVGSLAEDASLIYLRPETAQGIFVNFLNVQKTGRMKVPFGIAQIGKAFRNEIVARQFTFRMREFEQMEMQFFVRPGTEMEWYERWRDTRMKFHQALGLPAEKLKFHIHEKLAHYANAAVDIEYQFPFGFREMEGIHSRTDFDLKSHQELSRKKQQYFDNDVDPATGKPYGNYIPYVVETSVGADRLFLAVFCNAFTKETVGEGADQKERTYLKLHPALAPIKAAVFPLVRKDGLPEKAEQIVKSLRSEFRVIYEERDAIGKRYTRQDLIGTPFCIAVDYQTLEDDTVTIRYRDTTEQIRVPISELKARISQEVSMERVLEKM is encoded by the coding sequence ATGACAGAGCAGAAAGTATCCCCGGCAACGTCCCTTCAGGACATTATCGCCCACGCCAAAGAATATGGCTTCGTGTTTCCGTCCTCCGAAATCTACGATGGCCTGCAGGCCGTGTACGATTACGGTCAGAACGGCGTCGAACTCAAAAATAATCTCAAAACGCTGTGGTGGAAGGCCATGACCCAACTCCACGATAACGTCGTCGGTATTGACGCGTCGATCTTCATGCACCCGCTTACGTGGAAGGCGTCGGGGCACGTCGATTCGTTCAACGATCCCATGATCGACAACCGGGATTCCAAAAAACGCTACCGCGCCGATCAACTGCTTGAACTGAAGGCTGAAGAATATGCCAATGCCGGCGACGAAGCCCGCAGCACCGCGCTGCTTCAGGAAATGGGGCGTCTGCTGGGCGAGAACGACCTCGAAGGCGTTCGTAACCTCATCATTGCCGAGGGCATCAAAGACCCCGTATCCGGCACCGACAACTGGACGGAAGTCCGACAGTTCAATCTGATGTTCTCGACGCAGGTCGGTTCGCTGGCCGAGGACGCCAGTCTGATTTACCTCCGTCCCGAAACGGCTCAGGGTATTTTTGTCAACTTCCTGAACGTACAAAAAACCGGTCGGATGAAGGTGCCGTTTGGTATCGCCCAGATTGGCAAGGCGTTCCGCAACGAGATCGTAGCCCGGCAGTTTACGTTCCGGATGCGCGAGTTTGAGCAGATGGAGATGCAGTTCTTCGTACGGCCCGGCACCGAAATGGAGTGGTACGAACGCTGGCGCGACACCCGGATGAAATTCCATCAGGCGCTGGGATTACCCGCCGAGAAGCTGAAGTTTCATATCCACGAGAAGCTGGCGCATTACGCCAATGCGGCCGTTGATATTGAGTACCAATTCCCGTTTGGTTTCCGCGAGATGGAGGGTATCCATTCCCGTACCGACTTTGACCTGAAGTCGCACCAGGAGCTGAGCCGCAAAAAACAGCAATACTTCGACAACGACGTAGACCCCGCCACGGGCAAGCCGTACGGCAATTACATTCCCTACGTAGTCGAAACCTCCGTAGGCGCCGACCGGCTGTTCCTGGCCGTGTTCTGCAATGCCTTCACGAAAGAAACCGTGGGCGAGGGTGCCGACCAGAAAGAGCGGACGTATCTGAAACTGCACCCCGCGCTGGCGCCCATCAAAGCGGCCGTGTTCCCGCTGGTCCGTAAAGACGGTCTGCCCGAGAAAGCGGAGCAGATTGTTAAGAGTTTACGTTCCGAATTTCGCGTGATCTACGAAGAACGCGATGCTATCGGTAAGCGGTATACCCGGCAGGATCTGATTGGAACGCCTTTCTGCATCGCCGTGGATTACCAGACCCTGGAAGACGATACCGTGACGATCCGCTACCGCGACACAACCGAGCAGATTCGTGTGCCCATCAGCGAACTGAAAGCCCGCATTAGTCAGGAAGTTTCAATGGAGCGTGTGTTAGAGAAAATGTAA
- a CDS encoding SRPBCC family protein, translating to MQLLLKTHVNQSLPVVWAGFNRTLFDRLSPPFPPVDVVRFDGCLPGDVVHLRLNFLFFRQDWISLITDQQTTGQEIYFIDQGTKLPFFLASWRHHHRLLRHPSGGTVVVDDINFSTPFQLTDYLMYPLMWLLFAYRKPIYRAVFK from the coding sequence ATGCAACTACTCCTCAAAACCCACGTTAACCAGTCCCTGCCTGTTGTCTGGGCTGGCTTTAACCGAACGTTATTCGACCGGCTTAGCCCTCCCTTTCCACCCGTCGATGTCGTCCGGTTCGACGGGTGTCTGCCGGGCGATGTTGTGCACCTTCGGCTTAATTTTCTGTTTTTTCGCCAGGACTGGATCAGCCTGATTACGGACCAGCAAACCACGGGCCAGGAAATCTATTTTATCGATCAGGGAACTAAATTACCCTTTTTCCTGGCTTCCTGGCGCCACCATCATCGGCTGTTGCGTCACCCTTCAGGCGGTACCGTCGTTGTTGATGATATTAACTTCAGCACCCCATTTCAATTGACTGATTATTTGATGTATCCGCTCATGTGGCTTCTGTTTGCGTATCGTAAACCCATTTACCGGGCCGTTTTTAAGTAG
- a CDS encoding MBL fold metallo-hydrolase — MPPARIARLVCLLLTGVVTACAPHYNGPVSDHFDGKKFFNPGMPERESGGLLKWLLNRDKKPWPEQPNAFVGLRPATRIEGDSLVVTFVNHSTFLLQTNGLNILTDPVWSERVGPTSWLGVKRHRPPGLRFDELPPIDVVLLSHCHYDHLDLPTIERLVKAHNPLFVTPLGVSYLPRSVDARTSRELDWNDTLRVNDRLSLTCVQAQHFSNRGLGDRNETLWAGYLLHTRFGTVYFCGDSGYGQHFKQIAEQAARSPTGPIKLAMLPIGSYLPEWFMAPVHTSPAGAVQAFLDLKAAQAIGIHFGTFQQGDDGLYEPVTDLRKALQQKGVAERLFLVPTEGRATVFR; from the coding sequence ATGCCGCCTGCGCGTATTGCACGTCTTGTTTGTCTGCTCCTCACCGGCGTTGTTACGGCCTGTGCCCCGCATTACAACGGCCCCGTTAGCGATCATTTTGATGGCAAGAAGTTTTTTAACCCCGGCATGCCCGAACGTGAATCCGGCGGACTGCTGAAGTGGCTGCTCAACCGCGACAAAAAGCCGTGGCCCGAACAGCCCAACGCCTTTGTCGGTCTCCGACCCGCCACGCGCATCGAAGGCGACAGCCTGGTGGTTACGTTCGTGAACCATTCTACGTTCCTGCTGCAAACCAACGGCCTGAACATCCTGACCGATCCGGTCTGGTCGGAACGCGTTGGGCCGACCTCGTGGCTGGGTGTCAAACGCCATCGGCCACCGGGATTACGTTTTGACGAGCTGCCACCCATCGACGTCGTGCTGCTGAGCCACTGCCACTACGACCACCTCGACCTGCCCACTATCGAACGACTGGTGAAGGCCCATAATCCGCTGTTTGTTACGCCCCTCGGCGTGTCGTACCTCCCCCGCTCGGTAGACGCCCGAACCAGCCGCGAGCTCGACTGGAACGATACATTGCGGGTAAACGACCGACTCAGTCTGACCTGCGTACAGGCACAGCATTTCAGCAACCGGGGCCTGGGCGACCGGAATGAAACGCTCTGGGCGGGCTACCTGCTTCACACCCGTTTCGGAACGGTTTACTTCTGTGGAGACAGCGGCTACGGTCAGCATTTCAAACAGATTGCCGAACAGGCGGCACGTAGTCCAACCGGCCCGATCAAGCTGGCCATGCTGCCCATCGGCTCCTACCTGCCCGAATGGTTTATGGCACCCGTCCACACCTCACCCGCCGGGGCCGTACAGGCCTTTCTGGATCTCAAAGCCGCACAGGCCATAGGTATTCATTTCGGCACCTTCCAGCAGGGCGACGATGGGCTGTACGAACCCGTGACGGATTTACGTAAAGCGTTGCAGCAGAAAGGCGTTGCCGAGCGTTTGTTTCTGGTACCCACCGAAGGGCGGGCCACCGTGTTCCGGTAG
- a CDS encoding ROK family protein, whose translation MTTYWGIDLGGTKIEGVVMTAPSPDAVLIRKRIDTEADKGYDHILNQIVRLIELLKAETGLTPERIGFGTPGTFDPARQAMKNCNTTVLNGKPMKQDLTRLLGLPIEVANDANCFALAEATLGIVPDVVPDYQTVFGVIMGTGVGGGIVVRGKDGRPFVLNGFQGIGGEWGHNILEENGYPCYCGKRGCTEQVISGPALQRYHQQISGEVKTMQTIMEGFSAGTDLFASQTVNRMLEYFGRAVSVIINILDPDAIVLGGGVGNVDLLYTEGVERAKKYIFNNGELHTRFLKPKLGDSAGVFGAAML comes from the coding sequence ATGACGACCTATTGGGGTATTGACTTAGGCGGCACCAAAATCGAAGGCGTAGTGATGACCGCGCCTTCGCCCGATGCCGTTCTTATCCGTAAACGGATTGACACCGAAGCCGATAAAGGATACGACCACATTCTGAATCAAATTGTCCGGCTGATTGAGCTGCTCAAAGCCGAAACTGGCCTCACGCCCGAACGCATCGGCTTTGGTACGCCTGGAACGTTTGACCCGGCCCGGCAGGCGATGAAAAACTGCAATACGACCGTGCTGAACGGTAAACCCATGAAGCAGGATCTGACCCGGCTGCTGGGATTACCCATTGAAGTAGCGAACGACGCCAACTGCTTTGCCCTGGCCGAAGCGACGCTGGGAATTGTGCCCGATGTTGTGCCCGACTACCAGACGGTGTTTGGGGTTATTATGGGCACCGGCGTTGGTGGAGGCATCGTAGTGCGCGGCAAAGACGGCCGACCGTTCGTGCTGAATGGCTTTCAGGGCATTGGGGGAGAGTGGGGCCATAATATTCTCGAAGAGAACGGCTACCCCTGTTATTGCGGGAAGCGGGGCTGTACCGAACAGGTTATCTCCGGTCCGGCTCTGCAGCGGTATCACCAGCAGATCAGTGGCGAAGTCAAAACGATGCAGACCATTATGGAAGGCTTCAGCGCCGGTACGGATCTGTTCGCCAGCCAGACGGTCAACCGGATGCTGGAGTATTTTGGCCGCGCGGTTTCGGTTATTATTAATATCCTCGACCCCGATGCGATTGTGCTGGGTGGGGGTGTGGGTAACGTAGACCTGCTCTATACGGAAGGCGTCGAACGCGCTAAGAAATATATTTTCAATAACGGCGAACTGCACACGCGTTTTCTGAAACCTAAGCTGGGCGACAGCGCAGGCGTTTTTGGAGCCGCGATGCTCTAA
- a CDS encoding hybrid sensor histidine kinase/response regulator transcription factor — MLRFGSGFLILLILLTSGYLGRADVPPPEYLTVRKGLPQGYIKSMLQDQRGFIWLATRDGLCRYDGIRFKIFYHDPQNVRSLSFSSIYEIREDKLGQIWVRTENNNIDCFNPITEQSHRVSDSPAFRRIATRKLLTSIVPDQRGQAWVATQTNGFFRISANGTISHHRWAIRNDSVQHRISAILTDQKGFLWLATSDGLHRYNPASGEFTVFRTFAGLPHNDVRALHLRANGELMLGFPGQFALFNPTTGRTRRVIAVPGLSAESPLFAQDQQGNDYVNQAVYNDRTGLVLLPTDPKFAFYQPLSMLVDRSNVLWVGTNGDGVVKFDLNRNPFHSWPHRINFQTDWITQELGIPISAVPAPIRTQGPFQLRYQFDKQKNLWVGGRSIVPYQYNTAQRRFTPVQPVGIPARWLPGGVFRLPILTTGPEGEMWGLLGTDGRAVVRHNPKQHSFTVFPLPIPAGNPYEVMAMTVDGGRIYLATQSHGLLRADLSANRLIRWRMNPASPDALPVNSLLSLAQDPAQYNYLWIGTFGNGLCRLDKHTGQIRCFTVRNGLPNNVVYGIRPDADGHLWLSTNRGLCRFDSKSFDVRNYTTDDGLPSEEFNRFQDLALPNGRIVFGGIGGYTVFNPRRVNDDNFKPVVALTALRINNQPVSALDPESPIRQDINETREIVLNHEQNFLSFDFAALQYNQSDKNQYRHKLIGLDNDWVYTNNLATATYTNLPPATYTFVVNASNTSRIWSPHTHQIRVVIEPSPWATWWAYTLYGLLVLGAIITFVRIRINRIRLQSHIELQEKESIQLRNLDEVKSRFFANITHEFRTPLTLILTPLEQLLNEINDPQHHSRLSMVYRNASQLLRLINELLDLAKLEAGSLTVTPAQGDLVEFVERTTLVFEEEAERKQIQLRLQPQVTHRFYWFDADKLEKILNNLLANALKFTGENGKIDVTLSVRSIPETPAPTEAEQPADSIIRLIVSDTGTGIADHKLPYIFNRFYQADQTASRSLVGSGIGLALVKELVDVMQGTIRAESRPGAGSTFTVELPCRSARAGGETPVQPLPTPQREPVTSPESTNSADLPYILLVEDNDELAEFITDILSVEWHVRRVHNGRLGVDTATSEGPDLVISDVLMPEMNGFELCRQLKSSPVTNHIPVLLLTAKAGSDSRVEGLTAGADDYLTKPFQVDELRWRVRNRLEQQRRFRQHFRMQLLSEGHLPTQSEVAEDEFMNRLYDVIKARLGDTNFGVEPLAASVNLSRMQLNRKVKAMTGLTPVELIRAVRLNRAADMLLTNVSISDVAFAVGMDPAYFSKVFKDQHGLTPSEYVEQNRRRSA, encoded by the coding sequence ATGCTTCGGTTTGGAAGCGGGTTCCTGATTTTGCTTATCCTGCTGACATCTGGCTACCTGGGCCGGGCGGATGTGCCTCCTCCGGAATACCTGACCGTCCGGAAGGGACTGCCCCAGGGCTATATCAAGTCGATGCTGCAGGATCAGCGTGGTTTTATCTGGTTAGCCACCCGCGATGGACTGTGCCGATACGACGGAATTCGCTTCAAAATTTTTTACCATGATCCGCAGAACGTTCGTTCGCTATCCTTCAGCAGTATTTACGAGATTCGGGAGGATAAGCTGGGGCAGATCTGGGTGCGTACGGAAAATAACAACATCGATTGTTTCAACCCGATTACGGAGCAGTCGCACCGCGTCTCCGACTCCCCCGCTTTCCGGCGGATCGCCACCCGGAAGCTGCTCACCTCTATTGTACCCGATCAGCGTGGTCAGGCCTGGGTCGCCACCCAGACGAATGGCTTTTTCCGGATCAGTGCCAACGGCACTATCAGCCATCACCGCTGGGCAATCCGAAATGATTCGGTACAGCACCGGATTTCGGCGATTCTCACTGACCAGAAAGGTTTTCTATGGCTGGCTACGTCAGATGGTCTTCACCGCTACAATCCGGCGAGTGGTGAGTTTACCGTTTTTCGAACGTTCGCCGGCCTACCTCACAACGACGTACGAGCGCTGCACCTGCGGGCGAATGGCGAACTGATGCTTGGTTTTCCCGGGCAGTTCGCGCTGTTTAATCCCACTACCGGCCGAACCCGGCGGGTGATTGCGGTGCCGGGCCTTTCGGCAGAATCGCCTTTATTTGCGCAGGACCAACAGGGCAACGACTACGTAAACCAGGCGGTCTATAACGACCGCACGGGACTGGTTTTACTGCCAACCGATCCGAAATTTGCTTTTTACCAGCCCCTCTCGATGCTGGTTGACCGCTCGAACGTACTTTGGGTTGGCACAAACGGCGATGGTGTGGTGAAGTTTGACCTTAACAGGAATCCGTTTCATTCCTGGCCCCACCGGATTAACTTTCAAACCGACTGGATAACCCAGGAACTGGGGATACCCATCAGTGCTGTTCCAGCCCCTATCCGGACACAGGGACCTTTTCAGTTGCGTTATCAGTTCGACAAACAAAAAAATCTGTGGGTCGGCGGACGCTCTATTGTCCCGTATCAGTACAATACGGCTCAGCGACGTTTTACGCCCGTTCAGCCCGTGGGTATTCCGGCACGCTGGCTACCGGGGGGGGTATTCCGGTTACCTATCCTGACCACCGGACCCGAGGGCGAGATGTGGGGCCTGCTGGGAACCGATGGGCGCGCGGTGGTTCGCCATAACCCCAAACAGCACTCCTTTACGGTCTTCCCATTACCCATACCCGCCGGAAATCCCTACGAGGTGATGGCCATGACAGTTGATGGCGGCCGTATTTATCTGGCTACGCAAAGCCACGGCCTGCTTCGGGCCGACCTGTCGGCGAACCGGCTGATCCGCTGGCGCATGAATCCGGCTAGTCCGGATGCGCTACCGGTGAATTCGCTGCTCAGTCTGGCGCAGGACCCGGCGCAGTATAACTATCTGTGGATCGGTACGTTCGGCAATGGCCTGTGTCGACTCGACAAGCATACAGGTCAGATTCGCTGTTTTACGGTACGCAATGGGTTACCGAATAACGTTGTTTACGGTATTCGCCCTGATGCCGACGGTCATCTCTGGCTGAGTACGAACCGGGGGTTGTGCCGCTTCGACAGTAAATCGTTCGACGTGCGGAACTATACTACCGACGACGGGCTGCCCAGCGAAGAGTTCAACCGGTTTCAGGACCTTGCGCTGCCCAACGGGCGGATCGTCTTCGGCGGTATTGGCGGCTACACGGTTTTTAACCCGCGCCGGGTCAATGATGATAATTTCAAGCCCGTCGTGGCGCTCACGGCCCTGCGCATTAACAATCAGCCGGTCAGTGCGCTTGACCCGGAGTCACCCATCCGACAGGATATTAACGAAACCCGCGAGATCGTTCTGAACCACGAGCAGAACTTCCTGTCGTTCGATTTTGCGGCTCTGCAATACAACCAGAGTGACAAAAATCAGTATCGGCACAAGCTGATTGGTCTCGACAACGACTGGGTATATACCAATAACCTCGCCACCGCGACGTACACTAACCTGCCACCTGCTACCTATACGTTCGTGGTCAACGCATCCAATACGTCGCGAATCTGGAGTCCGCATACGCACCAGATTCGGGTCGTCATTGAGCCGTCGCCCTGGGCAACTTGGTGGGCCTATACACTCTACGGTCTGCTGGTGCTGGGCGCGATCATTACGTTTGTCCGCATCCGGATCAATCGGATACGCCTGCAAAGCCATATTGAACTTCAGGAAAAGGAATCTATTCAGCTTCGGAATCTCGACGAGGTCAAATCCCGTTTCTTTGCCAACATCACCCACGAGTTTCGCACTCCACTTACGCTCATTCTGACGCCGTTGGAGCAGCTGCTCAACGAAATCAACGATCCCCAGCACCATAGCAGGCTGTCCATGGTCTATCGGAATGCCAGCCAGTTGCTGCGGCTCATTAACGAGCTGCTGGACCTGGCTAAGCTGGAGGCCGGCAGTCTGACAGTCACACCCGCTCAGGGCGATCTGGTGGAGTTTGTCGAGCGTACAACGCTCGTCTTTGAGGAAGAAGCCGAACGCAAACAGATTCAGCTTCGGCTACAGCCCCAGGTTACGCACCGCTTCTACTGGTTCGACGCCGACAAGCTGGAGAAAATCCTGAATAATCTGCTGGCTAACGCGCTGAAATTTACCGGCGAAAATGGGAAGATCGATGTAACCCTGTCTGTCCGGTCAATACCCGAAACCCCGGCACCAACGGAGGCTGAGCAACCCGCCGACAGTATTATCCGGTTAATCGTCAGCGACACGGGCACGGGTATTGCCGATCATAAACTACCTTACATCTTTAACCGGTTTTATCAGGCCGACCAAACGGCCAGTCGCAGCCTGGTTGGATCGGGAATTGGACTGGCTTTGGTGAAAGAACTGGTCGACGTGATGCAGGGCACTATCCGGGCCGAAAGCCGGCCGGGTGCAGGTTCAACGTTCACCGTTGAATTACCCTGTCGCTCAGCCCGCGCGGGTGGCGAAACACCCGTGCAGCCCCTGCCTACTCCCCAACGGGAACCCGTCACCTCGCCGGAGTCAACCAATTCCGCCGATCTGCCCTATATTCTGCTCGTAGAAGATAACGACGAGCTTGCCGAGTTCATTACAGATATCCTGAGCGTGGAATGGCATGTCCGCCGGGTACATAACGGCCGCTTAGGGGTCGATACGGCAACTTCTGAAGGTCCGGACCTGGTCATCAGCGATGTTCTGATGCCCGAAATGAATGGGTTTGAACTCTGCCGCCAATTGAAAAGCAGCCCTGTTACGAACCATATTCCGGTGCTGCTTCTGACGGCCAAAGCCGGCTCGGACAGCCGCGTGGAAGGTCTGACCGCCGGTGCTGACGATTATTTAACGAAGCCTTTTCAGGTTGATGAACTGCGCTGGCGGGTCAGAAACCGCCTGGAGCAGCAACGCCGGTTCCGGCAGCATTTCCGAATGCAGCTGTTAAGCGAGGGGCACCTGCCAACTCAGAGTGAAGTGGCCGAAGACGAATTCATGAACCGTCTGTATGACGTGATTAAAGCCAGGCTGGGCGACACCAATTTTGGCGTAGAACCCCTGGCGGCATCCGTTAATCTGAGCCGCATGCAGCTCAACCGGAAGGTGAAAGCCATGACCGGTCTTACGCCCGTTGAATTGATCCGGGCCGTGCGGCTCAACCGGGCGGCTGATATGCTGCTGACCAACGTATCTATTTCCGACGTAGCCTTCGCCGTTGGTATGGACCCTGCTTATTTCTCGAAAGTCTTTAAGGACCAGCATGGTTTAACCCCTTCCGAGTACGTTGAACAGAATCGGCGCAGGTCTGCTTAG
- a CDS encoding methylated-DNA--[protein]-cysteine S-methyltransferase, with product MTTAFLQSPLGRVRITGNDLGVSTITCLDVSDETPDSANPSEPVMQAVTQLNEYFAGTRKTFDFLINPAGTAFQQSVWQALLDVPFGTTLSYLALTRRLGDEKAIRAVAAANGRNPLWIVVPCHRIIGSNGSLTGYAGGLWRKQWLLEHERGSIRQLSLFS from the coding sequence ATGACAACTGCCTTTCTGCAATCGCCACTGGGTCGGGTTCGGATTACCGGCAATGACCTCGGCGTTTCGACTATTACCTGTCTGGACGTTTCGGACGAAACACCCGATTCAGCAAACCCTTCAGAGCCGGTTATGCAGGCCGTTACGCAGCTCAACGAGTATTTTGCGGGTACCCGTAAAACCTTCGATTTTTTGATTAATCCAGCCGGAACTGCCTTTCAGCAAAGCGTCTGGCAGGCGTTGCTCGACGTACCCTTTGGCACAACCTTATCCTATCTGGCCCTCACCCGACGCCTGGGCGATGAGAAAGCCATCCGGGCGGTAGCCGCTGCCAACGGCCGGAACCCGCTCTGGATTGTGGTGCCCTGCCACCGGATTATCGGCTCCAATGGTTCGCTGACGGGCTACGCAGGTGGACTGTGGCGCAAGCAGTGGCTGCTGGAACATGAGCGCGGCAGCATCAGGCAATTATCCTTGTTCTCTTAA
- a CDS encoding redoxin domain-containing protein: MIKPGQTAPEFTLFNSDKKEVSLGDFHGKNLIILFFPLAFTSVCTVELCEIRDKISTYTDLNAEIVAISVDSPYVLAKFKQEQNLPFDLLSDFNKEVSAAYDSLYETFSMNMKGVSKRSAFLIDPNGIIQYAEVLDNAGEVPNFNALRETLAQLK, from the coding sequence ATGATTAAGCCCGGACAAACAGCGCCCGAGTTTACGCTGTTCAACAGCGATAAAAAAGAAGTCTCTCTAGGCGATTTCCACGGCAAAAACCTGATTATTCTGTTCTTCCCGCTGGCATTTACGAGTGTCTGTACCGTCGAACTTTGCGAGATACGCGACAAAATCAGCACGTACACAGATCTGAACGCCGAGATTGTTGCGATTTCGGTGGATTCACCTTATGTACTGGCAAAATTTAAACAGGAGCAGAACCTACCCTTCGATCTACTGTCTGATTTTAATAAAGAGGTTTCGGCGGCTTATGACTCACTCTACGAAACCTTCTCGATGAATATGAAGGGCGTGAGTAAGCGCTCGGCTTTCCTGATCGATCCGAACGGTATCATTCAATACGCCGAAGTGCTCGACAATGCCGGTGAAGTGCCGA
- a CDS encoding LytR/AlgR family response regulator transcription factor encodes MTYFSSAVNSARTQPAEWPPLKLYLRETGRQSFPVADLVYMQAVANYSWLNWMDGKRMLMPRTLKYYTPKLPAEWFIRLHRNCVVNRRYVERLERTDTGGLVHLSTGDVLPVSRRRWSTVRRQLMNNMPHLN; translated from the coding sequence ATGACTTACTTTTCCTCCGCCGTAAATTCAGCCCGCACCCAACCCGCTGAATGGCCCCCGCTGAAACTTTACTTACGTGAAACCGGTCGTCAGTCATTCCCTGTAGCTGACCTGGTCTATATGCAGGCCGTTGCTAACTATAGCTGGCTCAACTGGATGGATGGCAAGCGAATGCTGATGCCCCGCACGCTGAAATACTATACGCCCAAGCTGCCGGCCGAATGGTTTATCCGGCTGCACCGCAACTGCGTAGTTAATCGCCGTTACGTTGAGCGGCTGGAGCGTACTGATACGGGCGGTCTGGTTCATCTGTCAACGGGCGATGTGCTGCCCGTATCGCGTCGGCGCTGGAGTACGGTTCGCCGGCAGCTCATGAACAACATGCCCCATCTGAACTGA